A single genomic interval of Streptococcus oralis subsp. dentisani harbors:
- a CDS encoding dipeptidase: protein MTVYITDSIKQSFIQSLKTLISYPSVLQEGENGTPFGQAIQDVLEKTLEICRELGFKTYIDPKGYYGYAEVGEGELLAILCHLDVVPAGDLSDWQSPPFEATIREGKLFGRGAQDDKGPSLAALYAVKSLLDQGIQFKKRVRFIFGTDEETLWRCMARYNALEEQASMGFAPDSSFPLTYAEKGLLQVKLHGPGSDHLKLDVGGAFNVVPDKASYQGPLYEAVCRGLKEANFDHQTTDQTVTVLGVPKHAKDASQGVNAVIRLASVLAPLQPHSALHFLTDKAGQDGKGLGIFGEVADEPSGSLSFNVAGLTINPDRSEIRIDIRIPVLADKEKLVAQLTQCAKDYQLDYQEFDYLAPLYVARDSQLVTTLMQVYQEKTGDKTPPLSSGGATFARTMPNCVAFGALFPGAQQTEHQANEAAVLDDLYRAMDIYAEAVCRLAT from the coding sequence ATGACCGTCTACATCACTGACTCCATTAAACAGAGCTTTATACAGAGTCTAAAGACTCTCATCTCCTACCCATCTGTACTCCAAGAAGGGGAAAATGGGACACCTTTTGGACAAGCTATTCAAGACGTTCTAGAAAAGACGCTGGAAATCTGCCGTGAACTTGGCTTTAAAACTTATATTGATCCCAAGGGCTATTATGGTTATGCAGAGGTTGGTGAGGGAGAACTCCTTGCCATCCTCTGCCACTTGGATGTTGTGCCTGCAGGAGATTTGTCAGATTGGCAATCTCCTCCATTTGAAGCAACTATCAGAGAAGGAAAACTCTTTGGACGAGGGGCACAAGACGACAAAGGTCCTTCACTGGCAGCTCTCTATGCAGTGAAAAGCTTGCTTGACCAAGGCATCCAATTTAAGAAGCGCGTGCGTTTTATCTTTGGTACGGATGAAGAAACTCTTTGGAGATGTATGGCACGCTACAACGCCCTCGAAGAACAAGCCAGCATGGGATTTGCACCGGATTCGTCATTTCCTTTGACATACGCTGAAAAGGGGCTCCTTCAAGTCAAGCTTCATGGCCCCGGTTCTGATCATCTCAAGCTCGATGTCGGAGGTGCCTTTAATGTTGTACCAGATAAGGCAAGTTACCAAGGTCCTCTTTATGAAGCGGTTTGTAGGGGGTTGAAGGAAGCAAATTTTGATCACCAAACCACAGACCAAACCGTGACCGTACTCGGGGTACCTAAACACGCCAAAGATGCTAGTCAAGGTGTCAATGCAGTCATTCGACTTGCTAGTGTACTCGCACCTCTCCAACCCCACTCTGCCCTCCATTTTCTAACCGACAAAGCAGGGCAAGATGGTAAAGGGCTTGGAATCTTTGGAGAAGTTGCTGATGAACCGTCTGGTTCCCTTTCCTTTAATGTTGCAGGGTTGACCATCAATCCCGATCGCTCCGAAATTCGGATCGATATACGCATACCTGTGCTAGCAGATAAGGAGAAACTGGTGGCACAGCTCACTCAGTGCGCCAAAGACTACCAACTTGACTACCAAGAATTTGACTATCTAGCCCCCCTCTATGTCGCAAGAGATAGCCAACTTGTTACTACCCTTATGCAAGTCTACCAAGAAAAAACCGGAGATAAAACTCCTCCTCTCTCATCAGGTGGTGCTACCTTTGCCCGCACCATGCCAAACTGTGTAGCCTTTGGCGCTCTTTTCCCAGGAGCACAACAAACTGAACATCAGGCAAATGAAGCAGCTGTCCTAGACGATCTTTATCGCGCTATGGACATCTACGCAGAGGCGGTTTGCCGTCTCGCAACCTAA
- a CDS encoding zinc ABC transporter substrate-binding protein AdcA: MKKISLLLASLCALFLVACSNQKQADGKLNIVTTFYPVYEFTKQVAGDTANVELLIGAGTEPHEYEPSAKAVAKIQDADAFVYENENMETWVPKLLESLDKKKVKTIKATGNMLLLPGAEEEEEGHDHGGEGHHHDYDPHVWLSPARAIKLVEHIRDSLSADYPDKKEAFEKNASAYIEKLQALDKAYTEGLSQAKQKSFVTQHAAFNYLALDYGLKQVSISGLSPDAEPSAARLAELTEYIKKNKISYIYFEENASQALANTLSKETGVKLDVLNPLESLTEEATKAGEDYISIMEKNLKALKQTTDQEGPEIEPEKEENTKTVHNGYFENADVKDRTLSDYAGNWQSVYPFLEDGTFDQVFDYKAKLTGKMTKDEYKAYYRKGYQTDVTKINITDNTMEFVQGGQSKKFTYKYVGKKILTYKKGNRGVRFLFEATDADAGQFKYVQFSDHNIAPVKAEHFHIFFGGASQEALFEEMDNWPTYYPDNLSGQEIAQEMLAH; the protein is encoded by the coding sequence ATGAAAAAAATTAGCTTACTACTAGCCAGTCTATGTGCTCTGTTTTTAGTGGCTTGTTCCAATCAAAAGCAGGCAGATGGGAAACTCAATATCGTAACAACCTTTTACCCTGTCTACGAATTTACCAAGCAAGTCGCAGGAGATACTGCTAATGTAGAACTTTTAATCGGTGCGGGTACAGAACCCCATGAATACGAACCGTCTGCCAAGGCAGTTGCCAAAATCCAAGACGCAGATGCCTTTGTCTATGAAAATGAAAACATGGAGACCTGGGTTCCCAAATTGCTAGAATCCTTGGATAAGAAAAAAGTCAAGACTATCAAGGCGACAGGCAATATGCTGCTCTTACCAGGAGCTGAGGAAGAAGAGGAAGGTCATGATCACGGGGGTGAAGGTCACCATCATGACTACGATCCCCATGTATGGCTCTCACCAGCACGCGCCATCAAACTGGTAGAGCATATCCGTGATAGTTTGTCAGCAGATTATCCTGATAAAAAAGAGGCTTTTGAAAAGAATGCGTCTGCCTATATTGAAAAATTGCAAGCCTTGGACAAGGCCTACACAGAAGGCTTGTCTCAAGCTAAACAAAAGAGCTTCGTAACGCAACACGCAGCCTTTAACTATCTTGCCTTGGACTACGGTCTCAAGCAAGTATCCATCTCAGGTCTCTCACCAGATGCAGAGCCATCAGCAGCACGTTTGGCAGAGTTGACAGAGTATATCAAGAAAAACAAGATTTCTTATATCTACTTTGAAGAAAATGCCTCCCAAGCCCTTGCCAATACCCTTTCCAAAGAAACGGGTGTCAAACTAGATGTGCTCAATCCGCTAGAAAGTCTGACAGAAGAAGCAACCAAGGCTGGTGAGGACTATATCTCTATCATGGAGAAAAACCTCAAGGCTCTCAAGCAGACAACAGATCAAGAAGGACCGGAAATCGAGCCAGAGAAGGAAGAAAACACCAAGACAGTTCACAATGGTTACTTTGAGAATGCAGATGTCAAAGACCGTACCTTGAGTGACTATGCAGGTAACTGGCAGTCAGTTTATCCTTTCCTTGAAGATGGAACTTTTGATCAAGTCTTTGATTACAAGGCTAAGTTGACTGGTAAGATGACCAAGGATGAGTACAAGGCCTACTATAGAAAAGGCTATCAGACAGATGTGACTAAGATCAACATCACGGACAACACTATGGAATTTGTTCAAGGTGGTCAAAGCAAGAAATTCACCTACAAGTATGTCGGCAAGAAAATCTTGACTTATAAGAAAGGCAATCGTGGCGTGCGCTTCCTCTTTGAAGCGACAGATGCGGACGCTGGACAGTTCAAGTATGTTCAGTTTAGCGACCACAATATCGCCCCAGTCAAGGCAGAACATTTCCATATCTTCTTTGGAGGTGCTAGCCAAGAAGCCCTCTTTGAGGAGATGGACAACTGGCCAACCTATTACCCAGATAACCTATCTGGTCAAGAAATCGCCCAAGAAATGTTGGCGCATTGA
- a CDS encoding metal ABC transporter permease, which translates to MLSLLSYDFMQRAFLAVIAMSLFSPVLGTFLILRRQSLMSDTLSHVSLSGVAFGLVLGISPTISTIAIVLIAAVFLEYLRTVYKNFMEIGTAILMSTGLAVSLIVMSKGKSSSSMSLDQYLFGSIVTISQEQVIFLFVIAAVVLLLTFLFLRPMYILTFDEDTAFVDGLPVRTMSILFNMVTGVAIALMIPAAGALLVSTIMVLPASIALRMGKNFKSVMLLASAIGFLGMVAGLYISYYAETPASASITIIFVAVFLLVSLLKRFIK; encoded by the coding sequence ATGCTTAGTTTGTTATCCTATGACTTCATGCAGCGTGCCTTCTTGGCGGTCATTGCCATGAGTCTCTTTTCTCCAGTTCTTGGGACCTTCCTTATCTTACGTCGTCAGAGTCTCATGAGTGATACCCTCAGTCACGTTTCTCTGTCAGGGGTAGCCTTTGGTCTGGTTTTGGGAATTTCTCCAACCATTTCAACCATTGCTATTGTCTTGATCGCTGCTGTCTTTCTAGAGTATCTCCGGACAGTCTATAAGAACTTTATGGAAATCGGGACAGCCATCCTCATGTCTACAGGGCTTGCAGTGTCTCTTATCGTGATGAGTAAGGGTAAAAGTTCGAGCTCCATGAGTTTGGACCAATATCTCTTTGGATCTATTGTGACCATTAGCCAGGAGCAGGTGATTTTCCTCTTTGTCATTGCGGCGGTCGTTTTACTCTTGACTTTCTTGTTCTTGCGACCAATGTATATCCTGACTTTTGATGAGGACACGGCCTTTGTGGATGGCTTGCCAGTTCGTACTATGTCTATCCTCTTTAACATGGTGACAGGGGTGGCCATTGCCCTTATGATTCCAGCTGCGGGGGCTCTTTTGGTGTCGACCATTATGGTCTTGCCGGCTAGTATTGCCCTTCGTATGGGGAAAAACTTCAAATCCGTTATGTTACTAGCCAGCGCTATTGGCTTTTTGGGAATGGTGGCAGGACTTTATATTTCCTACTATGCGGAAACACCTGCCAGCGCTAGTATCACCATTATCTTTGTAGCTGTCTTTTTGTTAGTCAGTCTACTGAAACGTTTTATCAAATAG
- a CDS encoding metal ABC transporter ATP-binding protein, which translates to MRYITVEDLSFYYDKEPVLEHINYSVDSGEFVTLTGENGAAKTTLIKASLGILQPRFGKVTISKTNTHGKKLRIAYLPQQIASFNAGFPSTVYEFVKSGRYPRKGWFRRLNAHDEEHIKASLDSVGMWEHRDKRIGSLSGGQKQRAVIARMFASDPDIFVLDEPTTGMDAGSKNEFYELMHHSAHHHGKAVLMITHDPEEVKDYADRNIHLVRNQDSPWRCFNVHESDQEVDHA; encoded by the coding sequence ATGCGGTATATTACAGTAGAGGACTTGTCTTTCTATTATGACAAAGAGCCTGTCCTCGAGCACATCAACTACAGTGTTGATAGCGGGGAGTTTGTCACCCTGACTGGTGAAAATGGAGCTGCCAAGACGACGCTTATCAAGGCGAGCCTAGGTATCCTGCAACCAAGATTTGGTAAAGTAACCATCTCAAAGACAAATACTCATGGAAAAAAGTTAAGGATAGCTTATCTTCCCCAGCAGATAGCCAGTTTTAATGCTGGCTTTCCAAGTACGGTTTATGAATTTGTCAAGTCGGGTCGTTATCCACGGAAGGGCTGGTTCCGTCGCTTGAATGCCCATGATGAGGAGCATATCAAGGCCAGTCTAGACTCAGTTGGTATGTGGGAACACCGTGACAAACGAATTGGCTCCCTCTCTGGAGGCCAAAAGCAACGAGCAGTGATTGCTCGGATGTTTGCTTCTGACCCAGATATTTTTGTCTTGGATGAGCCGACAACAGGGATGGATGCTGGAAGCAAAAATGAATTTTACGAACTCATGCACCATAGTGCCCACCATCATGGCAAGGCTGTTTTGATGATTACCCATGATCCTGAGGAGGTCAAGGACTATGCGGATCGCAATATCCATCTAGTGCGCAATCAAGACTCGCCGTGGCGTTGTTTCAACGTTCACGAAAGCGACCAGGAGGTGGACCATGCTTAG
- the adcR gene encoding zinc-dependent transcriptional regulator AdcR, whose amino-acid sequence MRQLAQEIDNFLNEVILRSENQHEILIGHCTSDVALTNTQEHILMLLSEESLTNSELARRLNVSQAAVTKAIKSLVKEGMLETSRDPKDARVIFYQLTELARPVAEEHHHHHEHTLLAYEQVASQFTPNEQEVIQRFLTALVGEIK is encoded by the coding sequence ATGAGACAGCTTGCACAGGAAATCGATAACTTTTTAAACGAGGTGATCTTGAGATCTGAGAACCAGCATGAAATTCTGATCGGGCATTGCACAAGTGACGTTGCCTTAACTAATACTCAGGAACACATCCTCATGCTCTTATCAGAAGAATCCCTAACCAACTCGGAGTTGGCCCGTCGCCTTAATGTCAGTCAGGCGGCAGTAACCAAGGCTATCAAGTCTTTGGTCAAAGAGGGCATGTTAGAGACATCGAGAGATCCTAAGGATGCGCGTGTGATTTTTTACCAACTGACAGAACTAGCTCGACCAGTGGCAGAGGAACACCACCATCATCATGAACACACGCTCTTAGCCTATGAACAAGTAGCAAGTCAGTTTACTCCAAATGAACAAGAAGTTATCCAGCGGTTTTTAACTGCTTTAGTAGGAGAAATCAAATAA
- the dltD gene encoding D-alanyl-lipoteichoic acid biosynthesis protein DltD has product MLKRLWLIFGPIFAAAFLVLLLIYFFPSKQSHNLMEEKYSAASISRESFKERSQKVRALTDPNMRFVPFLGSSEWIRFDSVHPAVLAEKYNRPYRPYFMGQAGAASLNQYFGLQQILPEIEEKQAVFVISPQWFTETDYEPAAFQRFFNSDQLTAFLENQSGDISAKHAATRLLKQNPSVALKGILQKLSKGEDLSDADRLIINLFARFNEKQSSLFGQFSIRGKLKYKEHVENYLKDLPDQFSYDALEEIARKDAEANTTNNDMGMENHFYTYEVKKDLKKWEGYQKNYNFLKSSEYNDLQLVLNQFAKSKVNVLFVIQPVNKKWMEYTELSEEMYQHAVEKIRYQLESQGFTNIADFSKNGGDPYFIKDTIHLGWLGWLAFDKVVNPFLTDPKQAPDYKMNDRFFSKDWATYDGNIKDFQ; this is encoded by the coding sequence ATGCTTAAACGCTTGTGGCTGATCTTCGGGCCCATCTTTGCTGCAGCTTTTTTGGTTCTTTTGCTCATCTATTTCTTTCCTAGTAAACAAAGCCACAATCTGATGGAGGAGAAATACTCTGCTGCTTCCATCAGTAGGGAAAGTTTTAAAGAGAGAAGTCAAAAAGTGAGGGCGCTAACGGATCCCAATATGCGTTTTGTCCCTTTTTTAGGGTCAAGTGAATGGATTCGATTTGATAGTGTCCATCCAGCTGTTTTAGCAGAAAAATACAATCGTCCCTATCGCCCTTACTTTATGGGTCAGGCAGGAGCGGCCTCGCTTAACCAATATTTCGGTTTGCAGCAGATTCTGCCAGAAATTGAGGAAAAGCAGGCGGTGTTTGTCATCTCTCCTCAGTGGTTTACAGAGACGGATTACGAGCCAGCAGCGTTTCAGAGATTCTTTAATAGTGACCAGTTGACAGCTTTTTTGGAAAATCAATCTGGGGACATTTCGGCTAAGCATGCTGCGACGCGTTTGTTGAAGCAGAACCCGAGTGTGGCATTAAAAGGCATCCTTCAAAAGCTTTCAAAAGGAGAGGACTTGTCAGATGCTGATCGACTTATCATCAACCTCTTTGCACGATTCAATGAAAAGCAGTCCTCTCTTTTTGGTCAATTTTCCATTCGGGGGAAACTCAAGTACAAAGAACATGTAGAAAACTATTTAAAAGATCTTCCTGATCAGTTTTCCTATGATGCTTTAGAAGAAATTGCCCGTAAGGATGCAGAGGCAAATACGACCAATAACGATATGGGGATGGAGAATCATTTCTACACGTATGAGGTCAAAAAAGACTTAAAAAAATGGGAAGGGTATCAAAAAAATTATAACTTCCTAAAGTCGTCTGAATACAATGATTTGCAGCTGGTTCTCAATCAATTTGCCAAATCAAAAGTCAATGTGCTCTTTGTTATCCAGCCCGTCAACAAGAAATGGATGGAATACACAGAACTCAGTGAAGAAATGTATCAACATGCAGTGGAGAAAATTCGTTACCAGTTAGAAAGTCAAGGCTTTACCAACATTGCTGACTTTTCAAAAAATGGAGGGGATCCTTACTTTATCAAGGATACCATCCACTTAGGTTGGTTGGGCTGGTTGGCTTTTGATAAGGTTGTGAATCCCTTCTTGACGGATCCAAAACAAGCTCCAGACTACAAGATGAATGACCGCTTCTTCAGTAAGGACTGGGCGACCTATGATGGAAATATCAAAGACTTCCAATAA
- the dltC gene encoding D-alanine--poly(phosphoribitol) ligase subunit DltC, with protein sequence MDIKSEVIEIIDELFMEDVSDMMDEDLFDAGVLDSMGTVELIVEIENRFDIRVPVTEFGRDDWNTANKIVEGIAELKNA encoded by the coding sequence ATGGATATCAAATCAGAAGTTATTGAAATTATTGATGAGTTGTTTATGGAAGATGTTTCTGACATGATGGATGAAGATCTTTTTGATGCCGGTGTCTTGGATAGTATGGGAACGGTTGAATTGATTGTTGAGATTGAAAACCGTTTTGACATTCGTGTTCCAGTGACAGAGTTCGGTCGTGATGACTGGAATACAGCTAATAAAATCGTAGAAGGTATTGCGGAGTTGAAGAATGCTTAA
- the dltB gene encoding D-alanyl-lipoteichoic acid biosynthesis protein DltB, producing the protein MMELYKQLPHLEPYGNLYYFLYVIAATLPIFIGLFFKKRFAWYEVLVSLFFIVTMLVGGKTDQISTLILYVIWQVLLVSFYKRYRKKRDSKWIFYLVSFLSLLPIVFVKVSPAIHGPQSLFGFLGISYLTFRAVGVIVELRDGVIKDLTIWQFLRFLLFMPTFSSGPIDRFKRFNENYETIPERDELMDMLEEAVKYIMLGFLYKFILAHILGETLLPPLKNLALQTGGFFNHYALAVMYTFGLELFFDFAGYSMFALAISNLMGIHSPVNFNTPFLSRDLKEFWNRWHMSLSFWFRDFVFMRMVMVLTRKKVFKNRNVTSSVAYILNMLIMGFWHGVTWYYIAYGLFHGIGLVINDAWVRKKKALNKERKKAGKASLPENRWIQLLGMVVTFHVVMVSFLIFSGFLNDLWFKK; encoded by the coding sequence ATGATGGAGCTTTACAAACAGCTACCTCATTTGGAACCTTATGGCAATCTTTATTATTTTTTGTATGTGATTGCTGCGACCCTACCGATATTTATCGGACTCTTTTTCAAGAAACGTTTTGCCTGGTATGAGGTGCTGGTTAGTCTCTTCTTTATCGTCACCATGTTGGTCGGTGGAAAGACCGATCAAATAAGCACTCTTATCCTTTATGTTATCTGGCAAGTACTACTTGTATCTTTCTACAAAAGGTACAGGAAAAAGCGAGATAGTAAATGGATATTTTATCTAGTTAGCTTTTTATCCCTATTGCCTATCGTCTTTGTGAAAGTATCTCCTGCTATTCATGGCCCTCAATCTTTGTTTGGCTTTTTAGGGATTTCTTACTTAACCTTTCGTGCAGTTGGTGTTATCGTTGAGTTGAGAGACGGTGTCATCAAGGATTTAACGATTTGGCAATTCTTACGTTTTCTTCTTTTTATGCCGACTTTCTCAAGTGGTCCCATTGATCGTTTTAAACGTTTCAATGAAAATTACGAGACCATTCCTGAGCGGGATGAGCTGATGGATATGCTAGAAGAGGCTGTCAAGTATATCATGCTTGGCTTCCTCTACAAGTTTATCTTGGCGCATATTTTAGGAGAGACATTATTGCCTCCGCTGAAAAATTTGGCCTTGCAGACAGGTGGTTTCTTTAACCATTATGCTCTTGCAGTTATGTATACCTTCGGTTTAGAACTGTTCTTTGACTTTGCGGGCTACTCTATGTTTGCCTTAGCCATTTCAAACTTGATGGGTATTCATAGTCCTGTCAACTTTAACACGCCCTTTTTGTCAAGGGATTTAAAAGAGTTTTGGAATCGCTGGCACATGAGTCTGTCTTTCTGGTTCCGTGACTTTGTCTTTATGCGGATGGTCATGGTGTTGACCAGAAAGAAGGTCTTTAAAAATCGCAATGTGACCTCAAGTGTAGCCTATATTCTCAATATGCTGATTATGGGATTCTGGCATGGAGTGACCTGGTACTACATCGCCTATGGACTTTTTCATGGGATTGGGCTGGTTATCAATGACGCTTGGGTTCGTAAGAAAAAAGCGCTCAATAAAGAACGGAAAAAAGCTGGGAAGGCTTCCTTACCTGAGAATCGCTGGATTCAGTTGCTTGGCATGGTTGTCACCTTCCATGTCGTGATGGTTTCATTCTTAATCTTTTCTGGATTTTTGAATGATTTGTGGTTTAAAAAATAA
- the dltA gene encoding D-alanine--poly(phosphoribitol) ligase subunit DltA encodes MSNKPIKDMIETIEHFAQTHSSYPVYNVLGQEHTYGDLKVDSDSLAAAIDQLGLPEKSPVVVFGGQEYEMLATFVALTKSGHAYIPIDSHSALERVSAIVGVAEPSLIIAISDFPLEQTSTPMLNLEQVQEAFAQASSYEITHPVKGDDNYYIIFTSGTTGKPKGVQISHDNLLSFTNWMITDKEFATPSRPQMLAQPPYSFDLSVMYWAPTLALGGTLFALPSAITQDFKQLFATIFSLPIAIWTSTPSFADMAMLSEDFNSEKMPGITHFYFDGEELTVKTAQKLRERFPNARIINAYGPTEATVALSAVAVTDEMLATLRRLPIGYTKADSPTFIIDEEGNKLPNGEQGEIIVSGPAVSKGYMNNPEKTAEAFFEFEGLPAYHTGDVGTMTDEGLLLYGGRMDFQIKFNGYRIELEDVSQNLNKSRYIESAVAVPRYNKDHKVQNLLAYVILKDGVREQFERDIDITKAIKEDLADIMMSYMMPSKFLYRDSLPLTPNGKIDIKGLINEVNSR; translated from the coding sequence GTGTCTAATAAACCGATAAAAGATATGATTGAAACGATTGAGCACTTTGCTCAGACACATTCAAGCTACCCTGTTTACAACGTTTTGGGGCAAGAGCATACTTATGGAGATTTGAAGGTTGATTCGGATAGTTTGGCTGCAGCTATAGACCAACTAGGCTTGCCTGAGAAATCTCCAGTCGTCGTTTTTGGTGGTCAGGAATATGAGATGTTGGCTACCTTTGTAGCGCTGACTAAGTCGGGTCATGCCTATATTCCCATTGACAGCCATTCGGCTTTGGAACGAGTTTCTGCTATCGTAGGAGTTGCAGAGCCAAGCTTGATTATTGCCATCTCGGATTTTCCATTAGAGCAAACTAGCACACCGATGCTGAATTTAGAGCAAGTTCAAGAAGCTTTTGCTCAAGCTTCTAGCTATGAGATCACGCATCCAGTCAAGGGAGATGATAACTACTACATCATCTTTACTTCTGGTACGACTGGTAAGCCAAAGGGAGTGCAGATTTCCCATGACAATCTCCTCAGTTTTACCAACTGGATGATTACAGACAAAGAATTTGCGACGCCAAGTCGTCCGCAAATGCTGGCTCAGCCCCCTTATTCTTTTGACCTATCTGTCATGTACTGGGCGCCAACCTTGGCACTAGGTGGTACGCTTTTCGCTCTTCCTTCAGCCATTACTCAGGACTTCAAGCAACTCTTTGCAACTATCTTTTCACTACCAATCGCTATCTGGACCTCAACGCCTTCCTTTGCAGATATGGCCATGTTATCAGAAGACTTTAACAGTGAGAAAATGCCTGGAATCACGCATTTCTACTTTGATGGTGAAGAATTGACGGTCAAAACAGCTCAAAAACTGCGTGAGCGATTCCCAAATGCCCGTATTATCAATGCCTACGGTCCAACAGAAGCAACAGTGGCTCTGTCAGCAGTTGCTGTGACAGACGAGATGTTGGCGACTCTCAGACGCCTTCCAATCGGCTATACCAAGGCTGATTCTCCAACCTTTATCATTGATGAGGAAGGCAATAAGCTGCCAAATGGTGAACAGGGAGAAATCATTGTTTCTGGGCCAGCTGTTTCAAAAGGCTATATGAATAATCCTGAAAAAACGGCAGAAGCTTTCTTTGAGTTCGAAGGTCTTCCGGCCTACCATACAGGGGATGTAGGAACTATGACAGATGAGGGCTTGCTTCTCTACGGTGGACGTATGGATTTCCAGATTAAGTTCAATGGTTATCGCATTGAGCTTGAAGATGTCTCTCAAAACCTCAACAAATCTCGCTATATCGAGTCGGCCGTTGCTGTCCCACGTTATAACAAGGACCACAAGGTACAAAATCTACTGGCCTATGTCATCCTAAAGGACGGTGTCCGCGAGCAGTTTGAGCGTGATATCGATATTACCAAGGCTATCAAGGAAGACCTAGCAGATATCATGATGTCTTATATGATGCCATCCAAGTTTCTCTATCGAGACAGTTTGCCACTAACGCCTAATGGTAAAATTGATATCAAGGGCTTGATCAACGAGGTAAACAGTAGATGA
- a CDS encoding teichoic acid D-Ala incorporation-associated protein DltX: MGKHRKLYMFLGQTVLYFVILLGLLYFFSYLGQSQGTFIYNEF; the protein is encoded by the coding sequence ATGGGAAAACACAGAAAATTGTATATGTTTTTGGGACAGACCGTCCTATATTTTGTAATCTTACTTGGTTTGCTTTATTTTTTTAGTTACCTTGGTCAGAGTCAAGGAACCTTTATTTATAATGAGTTCTAG
- a CDS encoding MIP/aquaporin family protein — MMKELFGEFLGTLILILLGNGVVAGVVLPKTKSNNSGWIVITMGWGIAVAVAAFVSGTLSPAHLNPAVTFAMALKGTLSWGSVFPYILAQFAGAMVAQILVWLQFKPHYEAEENAGNILATFSTGPAIKDTVSNLVSEILGTFVLLLTIFALGLYDLQAGLGTFAVGTLIVGIGLSLGGTTGYALNPARDLGPRIMHSILPIPNKGDGDWSYAWIPVVGPVVGAALAVLVFSLF, encoded by the coding sequence ATGATGAAAGAATTATTTGGAGAATTTTTGGGGACCTTAATCCTTATCCTCCTAGGAAATGGTGTTGTTGCAGGTGTGGTTCTTCCCAAAACTAAGAGTAACAATTCAGGATGGATTGTCATCACTATGGGATGGGGAATTGCTGTAGCCGTTGCGGCCTTTGTATCTGGCACGCTCAGTCCGGCCCACCTAAATCCAGCTGTGACGTTTGCGATGGCCTTAAAAGGAACGCTCTCTTGGGGTTCAGTTTTCCCTTATATCCTAGCCCAATTCGCAGGAGCGATGGTGGCTCAGATTTTGGTTTGGTTGCAATTCAAACCACATTATGAGGCAGAAGAAAATGCAGGAAATATCCTAGCGACCTTTAGTACTGGACCAGCCATCAAGGACACAGTATCGAACTTGGTTAGCGAAATCCTTGGTACCTTTGTTTTGCTCTTGACAATCTTTGCCTTGGGACTCTATGACCTTCAAGCAGGTTTAGGGACCTTTGCAGTGGGAACCTTGATTGTCGGCATCGGTCTTTCACTAGGTGGGACAACTGGTTATGCCTTGAACCCAGCTCGTGACCTTGGTCCTCGCATCATGCACAGCATCTTACCAATTCCAAACAAGGGAGACGGAGACTGGTCTTATGCTTGGATTCCTGTTGTGGGGCCTGTTGTTGGTGCGGCCCTAGCAGTTCTCGTATTTTCACTTTTCTAA